A single window of Candidatus Dadabacteria bacterium DNA harbors:
- a CDS encoding phosphatidylserine decarboxylase, with amino-acid sequence MKTPFLRIAPEGLSLLCSIAAAGWLFSFLGLGVLSFLCMAAFGFSVYFFRDPDREFSPEPGAVFAPSDGRVIAVSTESEDTFLGREVTRVSVFLSIFDCHVNWFPVSGTVLSSERRAGRFHLGFSPKAGDENERVATVIHPDGAPDILMFQVAGFVARRIISYAGKGMSLEAGERFGIIKFGSRIDLFFPPQYKVEVRRGDVLTGRRTVVARLSGEGQ; translated from the coding sequence ATGAAAACCCCTTTTCTGAGAATTGCGCCCGAGGGGCTTTCCCTCTTATGTTCAATCGCGGCGGCGGGCTGGCTTTTTTCATTTCTCGGCCTTGGCGTGCTGTCGTTTCTCTGCATGGCGGCGTTCGGGTTTTCGGTGTATTTTTTCAGAGACCCCGACAGGGAGTTTTCCCCGGAGCCCGGCGCGGTGTTTGCGCCTTCGGACGGCAGGGTGATTGCGGTATCAACCGAGAGCGAGGACACTTTTCTGGGGCGCGAAGTAACAAGGGTGAGCGTGTTTCTGTCCATATTTGACTGCCATGTAAACTGGTTTCCCGTTTCCGGAACAGTCCTCTCATCCGAGCGGAGGGCGGGGCGTTTTCATCTGGGTTTTTCCCCAAAAGCGGGAGACGAAAATGAGCGCGTTGCCACAGTAATACATCCCGACGGCGCGCCGGATATTCTGATGTTTCAGGTGGCGGGCTTTGTCGCAAGGAGAATAATTTCGTATGCGGGCAAGGGCATGTCCCTTGAGGCGGGGGAGAGGTTCGGCATCATAAAGTTCGGCTCAAGAATAGACCTGTTTTTTCCGCCGCAATACAAGGTGGAGGTCAGGCGGGGGGATGTTTTAACCGGACGGCGGACGGTGGTGGCGCGTCTGTCCGGAGAGGGGCAATGA